The Seriola aureovittata isolate HTS-2021-v1 ecotype China chromosome 12, ASM2101889v1, whole genome shotgun sequence genome window below encodes:
- the kirrel1b gene encoding kin of IRRE-like protein 1b isoform X1 has translation MPALWIITLAITLNQVWSVRFSQEPADQSVVLGERVVLSCVVFNYSGIVQWTKDGLALGIGEGLRAWPRYRVLRALDIGQYNLEISNAELSDDSLYECQATEAALRSRRAKLNVLIPPEDPVVEGTPELLLMAGNPYNLTCVTRGAKPAAHIQWTKDGVAVEGTYQSTEVLPDRKRVTTRSYLPITPVDTDSGSNFTCVASNPAVPMGKRATVTLNVHHPPTVTLSIEPRSVLEGERVTFTCQATANPPIMGYRWAKGGVLLEGARESVFVTTADHSFFTEPVSCQVFNAVGNTNVSILVDVHFGPILVVEPRPVTVDVDSDVTLNCKWSGNPPLTLTWTKKGSSMVLSNNNQLYLKSVSQADAGQYVCKAIVPRIGVGETEVTLTVNGPPIISSDPVQYAVRGERGEIKCYIASTPPPDKIVWAWKENVWEKEKGTLMERYTVEQSKPPTQGGAVLSTLTINNVMESDFHSPYNCTAWNSFGPGTMIITLEETDIVPVGIIAGGTVGSSILLLMFLLALAFFLYRQRKGSRRGVTLGKPDIKVETVNKETHSLEEEATNVSTATRMVKAMYSFLPSVSLSPSTQPFKDDMDLKQDVRSESDTREEYELKDPTNGYYNVRATTHDEARPQSRAIHYQGEFRSPNPSSGPAGATSSGPSAAPSGAVPPSGVPGSRTGCYDPRPPSRMSHATYAQFNTFSRAAPSQQAPPNPALQSPGDYPGDCGLLDNTTQLAYDNYGYPSQYPSYRMGFAPPIEEGPAYEMYPTGQGTGPGLGPGPAPGPGPGPGPGPGPGPGPGPGPGPGPGQQSPETGLGKYGSSTRFSYSSPPSDYSHRHTQRMQTHV, from the exons TGTGGAGCGTTCGTTTCTCCCAGGAGCCCGCGGACCAGTCGGTGGTACTGGGAGAACGGGTGGTGCTGTCCTGCGTGGTCTTCAACTACAGCGGCATCGTCCAGTGGACCAAGGACGGCCTGGCCCTCGGCATCGGCGAGGGTCTGCGCG CCTGGCCCAGGTACCGTGTGCTGCGGGCTCTGGACATCGGCCAGTACAACTTGGAAATCTCCAATGCCGAGCTTTCTGATGACTCTCTGTACGAGTGTCAGGCCACGGAGGCCGCCCTGCGCTCCAGGAGGGCCAAACTCAATGTGCTCA TCCCCCCCGAGGATCCGGTGGTCGAGGGAACCCCGGAGCTCCTGCTGATGGCCGGGAATCCGTACAACCTGACCTGTGTGACCCGCGGGGCCAAGCCTGCGGCGCACATCCAGTGGACCAAGGATGGAGTCGCTGTGGAGGGAACCTACCAGTCCACG GAGGTGCTGCCAGACAGGAAGAGGGTGACGACCAGGAGCTACCTGCCCATTACACCGGTCGACACCGACAGTGGTTCCAACTTCACCTGTGTGGCCAGCAACCCGGCAGTGCCCATGGGCAAACGAGCCACCGTCACCCTCAATGTCCACC ATCCACCCACAGTGACGCTGTCCATCGAGCCTCGCTCTGTCCTGGAGGGCGAGAGAGTCACCTTCACCTGCCAGGCCACTGCCAACCCTCCTATCATGGGCTACAG ATGGGCTAAAGGTGGCGTGCTGCTGGAGGGGGCAAGGGAGAGCGTGTTCGTCACCACAGCCGATCACTCCTTCTTCACTGAGCCCGTGTCCTGTCAGGTGTTCAACGCTGTGGGAAACACCAACGTCAGCATCCTGGTGGACGTGCACT TCGGCCCGATACTGGTGGTGGAGCCCCGGCCGGTCACAGTGGATGTGGACTCTGACGTCACTCTTAACTGCAAGTGGTCTGGAAACCCTCCTCTCACCCTCACCTGGACCAAAAAGGGCTCCAGCATG GTGCTCAGCAACAACAACCAGCTGTATTTGAAGTCAGTGAGCCAGGCTGACGCAGGCCAGTATGTCTGCAAGGCCATCGTACCCCGGATTGGAGTGGGAGAGACTGAGGTTACGCTCACTGTCAATG GTCCCCCCATCATCTCCAGTGATCCGGTCCAATACGCTGTCAGAGGGGAGAGAGGCGAGATCAAGTGTTACATCGCCAGCACACCCCCGCCTGATAAGATT gtgtggGCATGGAAGGAGAATGTgtgggagaaggagaagggcaCCCTGATGGAGAGGTACACCGTGGAGCAGAGTAAACCTCCCACCCAGGGCGGGGCCGTTCTCTCCACGCTCACCATCAACAACGTCATGGAGTCTGACTTCCACTCGCCGTACAACTGCACCGCCTGGAACTCCTTCGGCCCCGGCACCATGATCATCACCCTAGAGGAGACAG ATATTGTTCCAGTGGGAATTATCGCCGGTGGTACGGTGGGCTCCTCCATTCTGCTGCTTATGTTTCTACTGGCACTCGCCTTCTTCCTCTACCGCCAACGCAAAGGCA GTCGCCGGGGTGTCACACTCGGTAAACCAGACATCAAGGTAGAAACGGTTAACAAAGAGACCCAcagcctggaggaggaggcgacAAATGTCTCTACAGCAACCCGGATGGTCAAGGCCATGTACTCT TTTCTGccctctgtttccctctctccctccactcaGCCATTCAAAGACGATATGGACCTGAAGCAGGACGTCCGGAGCGAGAGCGACACCCGCGAGGAGTACGAGCTCAAG GATCCAACCAACGGCTACTACAACGTCCGAGCCACCACCCACGATGAGGCGCGCCCCCAGTCACGTGCCATCCACTACCAGGGAGAGTTCCGCTCGCCAAACCCAAGTAGCGGGCCGGCCGGTGCCACATCCAGCGGACCCTCAGCTGCCCCCAGCGGTGCAGTTCCCCCAAGCGGTGTGCCAGGCTCAAGGACAGGCTGCTATGACCCCCGCCCGCCTTCCAGGATGTCCCATGCCACCTACGCCCAGTTCAACACCTTCTCCAGGGCGGCGCCGAGCCAGCAAGCTCCTCCCAATCCGGCACTTCAATCGCCTGGAGATTACCCGGGAGACTGCGGCCTGCTGGACAACACAACCCAGCTGGCCTATGACAACTACGGATACCCCTCCCAGTATCCCAGCTACCGCATGGGCTTTGCACCGCCCATAGAGGAAGGGCCAGCCTATGAGATGTATCCAACTGGACAAGGGACCGGGCCAGGGCTGGGACCGGGGCCGGCACCGGGGCCGGGACCGGGACCGGGGCCGGGACCGGGGCCGGGGCCGGGGCCGGGGCCGGGACCGGGGCCGGGCCCAGGACAGCAAAGTCCTGAAACAGGGCTGGGGAAGTATGGAAGCTCCACTCGCTTCTCGTACTCGTCTCCCCCCTCTGACTattcccacagacacacacagcggATGCAGACTCATgtgtga
- the LOC130179145 gene encoding CD48 antigen-like, whose product MTSVAVILGLLVCIEAPGSSAVTPVFVQKGKDLLLEAMEDDVPEDFIVLSWIFNGKNVLVTFSPGREPRVSDVVYTGRVEASVKNFSVKLKNLQEADSGVYTARVIGDQEQILAEYSVTVQDPVSPVAMTVDSVSSSSDSCSLTVTCSTQDSHHINSTFTCDTNTCSQEGGERSKVTSSGASLNVNLLNDLIICNHSNHVSWTNDSKMIDHFCPRHTGSEAGISLCLVKTVVFSVGLVIMVSAVISVHLMEKLKKHK is encoded by the exons ATGACGTCTGTCGCTGTGATACTGGGACTGCTGGTCTGCATAGAGGCACCAG GCTCCAGTGCTGTGACTCCTGTATTTGTGCAGAAGGGGAAGGATTTACTGCTGGAGGCCATGGAGGATGATGTACCTGAGGATTTTATTGTTCTTTCATGGATATTCAATGGAAAGAACGTTCTAGTAACATTTTCACCTGGTAGAGAACCAAGAGTCTCTGATGTTGTTTACACTGGAAGGGTTGAGGCTTCTGTGAAAAATTTCTCTGTGAAACTGAAGAATCTACAAGAGGCAGACAGTGGAGTTTATACTGCACGAGTGATCGGGGATCAAGAACAAATACTGGCTGAATACAGCGTCACAGTTCAAG ATCCAGTGTCTCCAGTTGCCATGACAGTAGACTctgtgtccagcagctcagactcCTGTAGCCTCACTGTGACCTGCAGCACACAGGactcacatcacatcaacaGCACCTTTACATGTGACACCAACACCTGcagtcaggagggaggagagaggtcaaaggtcacatccTCTGGTGCTTCTCTCAATGTCAACCTGCTTAATGACTTAATCATCTGTAACCATAGCAACCACGTCAGCTGGACCAACGACAGTAAAATGATTGATCACTTTTGTCCCAGACACACTG gtTCAGAGGCTGGTATCTCTCTCTGCCTGGTGAAGACAGTCGTGTTCTCTGTCGGTCTGGTCATCATGGTGTCTGCTGTCATCAGTGTCCATCTCATGGAGAAGCTCAAGAAGCACAAATAA
- the kirrel1b gene encoding kin of IRRE-like protein 1b isoform X2 encodes MPALWIITLAITLNQVWSVRFSQEPADQSVVLGERVVLSCVVFNYSGIVQWTKDGLALGIGEGLRAWPRYRVLRALDIGQYNLEISNAELSDDSLYECQATEAALRSRRAKLNVLIPPEDPVVEGTPELLLMAGNPYNLTCVTRGAKPAAHIQWTKDGVAVEGTYQSTEVLPDRKRVTTRSYLPITPVDTDSGSNFTCVASNPAVPMGKRATVTLNVHHPPTVTLSIEPRSVLEGERVTFTCQATANPPIMGYRWAKGGVLLEGARESVFVTTADHSFFTEPVSCQVFNAVGNTNVSILVDVHFGPILVVEPRPVTVDVDSDVTLNCKWSGNPPLTLTWTKKGSSMVLSNNNQLYLKSVSQADAGQYVCKAIVPRIGVGETEVTLTVNGPPIISSDPVQYAVRGERGEIKCYIASTPPPDKIVWAWKENVWEKEKGTLMERYTVEQSKPPTQGGAVLSTLTINNVMESDFHSPYNCTAWNSFGPGTMIITLEETDIVPVGIIAGGTVGSSILLLMFLLALAFFLYRQRKGSRRGVTLGKPDIKVETVNKETHSLEEEATNVSTATRMVKAMYSPFKDDMDLKQDVRSESDTREEYELKDPTNGYYNVRATTHDEARPQSRAIHYQGEFRSPNPSSGPAGATSSGPSAAPSGAVPPSGVPGSRTGCYDPRPPSRMSHATYAQFNTFSRAAPSQQAPPNPALQSPGDYPGDCGLLDNTTQLAYDNYGYPSQYPSYRMGFAPPIEEGPAYEMYPTGQGTGPGLGPGPAPGPGPGPGPGPGPGPGPGPGPGPGPGQQSPETGLGKYGSSTRFSYSSPPSDYSHRHTQRMQTHV; translated from the exons TGTGGAGCGTTCGTTTCTCCCAGGAGCCCGCGGACCAGTCGGTGGTACTGGGAGAACGGGTGGTGCTGTCCTGCGTGGTCTTCAACTACAGCGGCATCGTCCAGTGGACCAAGGACGGCCTGGCCCTCGGCATCGGCGAGGGTCTGCGCG CCTGGCCCAGGTACCGTGTGCTGCGGGCTCTGGACATCGGCCAGTACAACTTGGAAATCTCCAATGCCGAGCTTTCTGATGACTCTCTGTACGAGTGTCAGGCCACGGAGGCCGCCCTGCGCTCCAGGAGGGCCAAACTCAATGTGCTCA TCCCCCCCGAGGATCCGGTGGTCGAGGGAACCCCGGAGCTCCTGCTGATGGCCGGGAATCCGTACAACCTGACCTGTGTGACCCGCGGGGCCAAGCCTGCGGCGCACATCCAGTGGACCAAGGATGGAGTCGCTGTGGAGGGAACCTACCAGTCCACG GAGGTGCTGCCAGACAGGAAGAGGGTGACGACCAGGAGCTACCTGCCCATTACACCGGTCGACACCGACAGTGGTTCCAACTTCACCTGTGTGGCCAGCAACCCGGCAGTGCCCATGGGCAAACGAGCCACCGTCACCCTCAATGTCCACC ATCCACCCACAGTGACGCTGTCCATCGAGCCTCGCTCTGTCCTGGAGGGCGAGAGAGTCACCTTCACCTGCCAGGCCACTGCCAACCCTCCTATCATGGGCTACAG ATGGGCTAAAGGTGGCGTGCTGCTGGAGGGGGCAAGGGAGAGCGTGTTCGTCACCACAGCCGATCACTCCTTCTTCACTGAGCCCGTGTCCTGTCAGGTGTTCAACGCTGTGGGAAACACCAACGTCAGCATCCTGGTGGACGTGCACT TCGGCCCGATACTGGTGGTGGAGCCCCGGCCGGTCACAGTGGATGTGGACTCTGACGTCACTCTTAACTGCAAGTGGTCTGGAAACCCTCCTCTCACCCTCACCTGGACCAAAAAGGGCTCCAGCATG GTGCTCAGCAACAACAACCAGCTGTATTTGAAGTCAGTGAGCCAGGCTGACGCAGGCCAGTATGTCTGCAAGGCCATCGTACCCCGGATTGGAGTGGGAGAGACTGAGGTTACGCTCACTGTCAATG GTCCCCCCATCATCTCCAGTGATCCGGTCCAATACGCTGTCAGAGGGGAGAGAGGCGAGATCAAGTGTTACATCGCCAGCACACCCCCGCCTGATAAGATT gtgtggGCATGGAAGGAGAATGTgtgggagaaggagaagggcaCCCTGATGGAGAGGTACACCGTGGAGCAGAGTAAACCTCCCACCCAGGGCGGGGCCGTTCTCTCCACGCTCACCATCAACAACGTCATGGAGTCTGACTTCCACTCGCCGTACAACTGCACCGCCTGGAACTCCTTCGGCCCCGGCACCATGATCATCACCCTAGAGGAGACAG ATATTGTTCCAGTGGGAATTATCGCCGGTGGTACGGTGGGCTCCTCCATTCTGCTGCTTATGTTTCTACTGGCACTCGCCTTCTTCCTCTACCGCCAACGCAAAGGCA GTCGCCGGGGTGTCACACTCGGTAAACCAGACATCAAGGTAGAAACGGTTAACAAAGAGACCCAcagcctggaggaggaggcgacAAATGTCTCTACAGCAACCCGGATGGTCAAGGCCATGTACTCT CCATTCAAAGACGATATGGACCTGAAGCAGGACGTCCGGAGCGAGAGCGACACCCGCGAGGAGTACGAGCTCAAG GATCCAACCAACGGCTACTACAACGTCCGAGCCACCACCCACGATGAGGCGCGCCCCCAGTCACGTGCCATCCACTACCAGGGAGAGTTCCGCTCGCCAAACCCAAGTAGCGGGCCGGCCGGTGCCACATCCAGCGGACCCTCAGCTGCCCCCAGCGGTGCAGTTCCCCCAAGCGGTGTGCCAGGCTCAAGGACAGGCTGCTATGACCCCCGCCCGCCTTCCAGGATGTCCCATGCCACCTACGCCCAGTTCAACACCTTCTCCAGGGCGGCGCCGAGCCAGCAAGCTCCTCCCAATCCGGCACTTCAATCGCCTGGAGATTACCCGGGAGACTGCGGCCTGCTGGACAACACAACCCAGCTGGCCTATGACAACTACGGATACCCCTCCCAGTATCCCAGCTACCGCATGGGCTTTGCACCGCCCATAGAGGAAGGGCCAGCCTATGAGATGTATCCAACTGGACAAGGGACCGGGCCAGGGCTGGGACCGGGGCCGGCACCGGGGCCGGGACCGGGACCGGGGCCGGGACCGGGGCCGGGGCCGGGGCCGGGGCCGGGACCGGGGCCGGGCCCAGGACAGCAAAGTCCTGAAACAGGGCTGGGGAAGTATGGAAGCTCCACTCGCTTCTCGTACTCGTCTCCCCCCTCTGACTattcccacagacacacacagcggATGCAGACTCATgtgtga